The bacterium region CTCTCCCTCATCTTCGGGGTGCTCCGCCTCGTCAACTTCGCGCACGGCGACATGCTGACGTTCGGCGCCTACATCGCCCTCCTGCTCAACGTGACGCTCCGCCAGTCGATCGTCACGGCGGTCGCGGGCGGGGTGATCGCGACCGCGGCCTTGGGGGCGGCCTCCGAGCTGGTCATCTGGCGGCCGATGCGGGCGCGGCGCGCCGGCGGCCTCCAGCTGCTGCTGATCGCGATCGGGCTGGCCTTCGTGATCCGAAACGCCATCCAGCTCGTCGCCGGGGCGGACCCGCTCCAGCTCCGGGTGAACGTCACCACCGCGATCGCCCTGCCCGGCGGGCTCCGCGTCGGCACGGTTGAGCTCGTGGTGGTGATCGTCGGACTGGTGGTGCTGCTCGGGGTCGCCACCCTCCTCCGCTTCAGCCGCCTGGGCAAGGAGATGCGCGCCCTGGCCGACAACCTGACCCTGGCCGAGGTGGCGGGGATCAACACCGGCCGGGTCATCGTCACCACCTGGCTCGTTGGCGGCGGCCTCGCCGGGCTGGCCGGGGTGCTCTCCGCGGCGGCCGCCGGGGTGATGACGCCGAACTTCGGGTTTCAGCTCCTGCTCAGCCTCTTCGCCGCCGCCGTGCTGGGCGGCATCGGCAACGCCTACGGGGCCGTGGTGGGGGGGGTGCTGCTCGGCCTGGCCGAGGAGTGGTCGACGATGTTCATCGATCCCCGCTGGAAGCTCGCCGTCGGCTTCGCGATCCTCATCCTGACGCTCCTGCTGCGCCCCAGCGGCGTGCTGGGGAGGCCGGCCCTCAAATGACGCTCGCGGCCTTCAACCTCGGGGCACTCGGCGCGCCCGATTTCTGGCTCGGGGTCGGCATCGTCGCCGGGATCTACAGCATCTTCACCCTGGGGCTGCAGCTGAACGTCGGGTTCACCGGCCTCTTCAACTTCGGCCAGGCCGGGTTCATGGCGGTCGGCGCGTACGCGATGGCGATCCTGATCCTGAGCTTCGGCTGGTCCCCGCTGCTGGCGCTGCCCGTGGCGACGGGCATCGCCGTGGTGGCGGGGGTCATCGTCGGCATCCCGTCGATCCGGTTGAGCGGCGACTACCTGGCCATGGCCACCCTCGCCGCGGCGCAGATCGTCGGGAGCGTCGTCCAGAACGCCGGAGGGTTGACGGGGGGCAATCAGGGCCTTCTGGGATTCGACGCGAGCTGGACGGCGCTCGCCGGCTGGATGCTCGCCCGGCTTTCCGCCGTGGGGCTGGGAGGCGAGAGCCAGGTCCCGCTCTTCGTCGTCACCTGGCTCACCTTCGGCGTCCTGGTGGTCGTGCTGCGGCTCGTCCTGCGCACGCCGTGGGGCCGCGTGCTGCGGGCGATTCGGGAGGACGAGGCGGCGGCCGAGGCGCTGGGCAA contains the following coding sequences:
- a CDS encoding branched-chain amino acid ABC transporter permease, encoding MLNASWRFAARRLGFLVQPRTAEAPARPAGPAAGRVWGSAAVLGVVVLLVASRGGQATAQATINGLVTGTYFALGAVGLSLIFGVLRLVNFAHGDMLTFGAYIALLLNVTLRQSIVTAVAGGVIATAALGAASELVIWRPMRARRAGGLQLLLIAIGLAFVIRNAIQLVAGADPLQLRVNVTTAIALPGGLRVGTVELVVVIVGLVVLLGVATLLRFSRLGKEMRALADNLTLAEVAGINTGRVIVTTWLVGGGLAGLAGVLSAAAAGVMTPNFGFQLLLSLFAAAVLGGIGNAYGAVVGGVLLGLAEEWSTMFIDPRWKLAVGFAILILTLLLRPSGVLGRPALK
- a CDS encoding branched-chain amino acid ABC transporter permease produces the protein MTLAAFNLGALGAPDFWLGVGIVAGIYSIFTLGLQLNVGFTGLFNFGQAGFMAVGAYAMAILILSFGWSPLLALPVATGIAVVAGVIVGIPSIRLSGDYLAMATLAAAQIVGSVVQNAGGLTGGNQGLLGFDASWTALAGWMLARLSAVGLGGESQVPLFVVTWLTFGVLVVVLRLVLRTPWGRVLRAIREDEAAAEALGKNTYAYKLQSLGIAAAVGAIAGYLLALNVTLIYPQAFSADFTFIGFAILVLGGLGSFAGVAWGSILLWTVLEGASFMQLPISADKVAAVRMLIVGLVLIGVMVLRPQGLLGKRQEMVLRG